The following is a genomic window from Bacteroidia bacterium.
CGACATTTACAATGTAGACGACGGGGTTAGCATTCTTGTTCGCAATCGCCAAAGCCGCGTATGTTGTATTGTTCACCTCGAAGGTTTCCACGTCGGCCACGCCAATATTCACTGGATTGAACGGGTCATAATAGTCATCATCGTTGACGTACGCCACCTCATTGTAGTATGCGGGTGACGTGCCATTGACCAATGCGATGCTCAAGCCGCCTCCCAATGTCGAGAGCGCGTAGTGCCGATTGGGAGTGCCAGCTATCCTAATACCCCAGACATCGCTGCTACCTCCTTTCGAGAAATTATCCTCAGCGATCACCGCGACGTTTTTGGATTGAAACGTGTAGTTTGACTGCGCCAAGGTGAGTTGTGCGAACAGGAGGGCTATTGAGATAGCAAGTATGCGGGTTCTGTATCGATGTATCATGATTTGCTCCGAATGAATGTTGAGAAAATGGACGTTGGTCAGATTTATCGTTGGATCACGATTCTCTGCGTCACTACTTCTTTTCCGGCGAACGCGGTTAGAATATATATGCCGTTTGGCACATTCTGGTTGTAGCGGTCACGGAGATCCCAATGCAAGCTGCCGGGGCCGAGCATTTGCCACTCTCGAAGCAACTTGCCGAGGGTATCGTACACTCCGAACATAACGCTTGCATCTGTCGGCAACTCTGTTTTCACCGTAAGGCTTTCGCTTGCCGGCTGTGGCCAGGTTTGCATGCTGAAATCTGATAGTTGAGGCGTAGTCTTTACGTCTGTAAGAGCATTCTCCCGGACGTATATGCCCTTAGCCGTTTGTAGATACAAGCGATCCCGACCCGCATCGTACGAGAGCCATTCGTACGGCCCACCAAAAGTTGGCTTATAAGGCAGCAGTGCGGAAAGCGTGTCATAGACCCATGTTGCACCCCGATCTGTAGAATGATACACTCCCGGCGAGTCACCCAGTGCGAGGAAGAAGAGATGATCGGGATTATTTGCAGACATGACGCCGTGAACAACGCCGATCCCCCTCCAACCCTGAAATATAGGACTCCAGGACAATCCGCCATCTGTCGATCGTACAAAATCGCTCTGGAACGGGGCATAGATCAATAAAGGATCGTCAGGATCGATGATCATCATTGAAAGCAGTCCTTGACCCCAACCAACAATCTCCCATGTCACTCCATCATCGGAGCTATGAAAAAAATACGCGCCTCCGATGTCCGTGTCCACGTTCACATACACATCCGGTGTTGTCGGACTCATGCCGATACCGATTCGCGATCCATCGCTTGAGGCCGGAAAGGGGTATGGCCATGACCAGGTCCTACCGTAATCTGACGAACGATATAAGCGGTCCAATGGGCCATAGGAAGTAATTCCGAAAAGTACTCCGGTATGATTGCCCTCCTTGAAGTAAAACCGGCTGATATCGGTTGTAAGTTGACCCATTTCATGATTTTCCCAAGTTCGTCCGGAGTCTGCGCTGATGAAAAAATGCCTTGTCCTTGAAGGATCGAATGTATAGTAGGCGGCGAGCACTTTGATCGAATCTCCCGGAAAAATCCATGTCGCGGCCCCGACAGGAAGCGTGGTTGTATCGACTCTTTCCCAGTTCTCTCCGGCATCAAGTGAGCGGTAGAGTCGTCCCGAACCTGGTACCCGTACAGATGCGAATATCAGATCACCCAAGAGAGACATTGATACAATTTCTTTTTCCTCCGGCCCGATATACCGCCAACCGCTTTGCGCGGAAGCAAGTGTGGGAAACAGTATAAACACCAATGAGGCGAGTAGCAGCTTCATGATGGAAGTCCTTTCCGGAGAGTGCAGTGTATGTCGCTGATTGCTTATGTGGTTGAGCATACGTAATCATGTGCTCAGAATCAAGTCATAAAATGTTGAATTCACTGAATTACACGGAGGCTCTACATCCGTTGTAAACACATAGTTCCGATCATCTGTAGGCCAGGCGCTGTGGCAGGTGCGCCAGTCGAAGCGCGGAGTAAGTGTCGAAAACACGTTCATAGCACCACTTTTATCGCTGTCGTACATTTGTCGCTTCACGATGCTACTGTTCGCCGCATCGGACGCGTTGATATCGATGATGAACAGCCCTCCGCGTGTGTACGCGACATAAGCGCGATGGCCATTCGGCCCATTGGGATCGACGAACATTTCATGCACGCTTTCGCTGGTATGCGATGTGGACCCGAAACCCCCGGGAAGTGTGTACGAACCCTTGTGCTGAGGCGAGGAGGGATTCGAGACATCCTATACATCGATCTCATGCTTCTGCGTGGCGACGTACAGACGGTTGTCCGCGATGGTGATGGTGTGGGCTTGGGTAGAGCCTGAGTCGAGGCTTGGAATAGTGGCTGTCTGGACCGAACTGATGGGCACAAAGTTATCTTGTGCCGTTTGACCGAGGGCTATCGCGGAATCCACATTGACGATGTATACGACTGGATTAGCACTGCTCCTGGCTATTGCCAAGGTAGCGAACGTGATACCGCTCACCACGAAGGTTTCAATGTCGGCGAAACCATAAGAAATTGGAGTTTGAGCTTGGATATCGTAGTCGACGTGATTAACGTACGCCATCTCATTGTAGTACACAGGTGATGTTGCGTTGACCAATGCAATACTTAATCCACCACCCAGCGTTGAAAGCGCGTAGTGTTTGTCAGGAGTACCGGCGATCTTTATTCCCCACACGTCACTGCTACCTGCACGTGAGAATTTATCATATCCGATCACAGCAACATTTTTCGAATGAAAGGTGTAGTTGGATTGTGCATCGGCAATGTGTACGTGAATACAAATTGCGGATAGTACGAGCACAAGGTGTATGTAGCGCTGCTTCATTGTTGCCCTCATAAAGTGGTGTTCAAAATGTGGATTTCGAGGTTTATCGTTGAATCAAGATTAGACGTGTTAGTCTCTCCTGTCCAGCAAACATTGTCAGAAGGTATATTCCGCTCGGTAATTCCCTGTTGTTACTGTCACGAAGATCCCACTGAAAACTGCCGGGTGCAGACACGCGTTGTTCACGCACCATGGTTCCCAGGGTGTTGTACAAGCGGAGCGTGGTACTCGAGGCCGCCGGCATTTCGATGTTCACGGTCATGCTCTCGCGTGCCGGCTGAGGATACACCTGAATCAAAGGGGCTGGAGGTATTTCGGTAGCCGTGAGGTTCGTGCTCAAATTATCACGGATGTAGATTCCTTTCCTGGTCTCGAAATACAATCGATTACGGCTTGCGTCGTGTTGAAGCCATCTATTCGCGTCTCTTGAATTCCAGTAGGATTTGTACGGAAGGTCAAGCGAGCTTGAATCAACAGTCCATGTGAAACCTCTCGACTGAGAGTGAGAGATTGCGCCCGTATTGCTATTGAACCGAAACAGTTCGTTCGCATTCTTTAAGTTTCGGGTCAATGAGCGAAAGCCTCTATTGTCATTATCTGTATAAATGATTGTCCAGGATGAGCCGCGGTCTTCTGAAAGGAGGAGCTGATTTCCTTGGGTAGCGAGTATTTGGTTGGTCAAATCCGGATCAACCGATAGTGAACCAATGTTCAGTGGACTTTCGGCGACGAACTGCCACGTCTCCCCGTCATCCGCACTGTGGAAGAAATACGCTCCTCCGATATCGGTATCAACATTGACATAGACATCCCGAGACGTTTCACTGACGGCTAGTGCGATGATGGAACCGTCGCTGGAATATGGGAATGGGTACGGCCACTGCCAGGTTCTACCGAAATCCGTCGAGCGATACAGGCGTTCAAATCGATGATTGATGGAACGAAAACCGAATACCAGACCGGGAACGTTTTTCTTCTGAATCAGTCCGCCGATAGAGGGATCCTGCTGATCCGTGGAATCCCAAGAGACCCCCAAATCGTTGCTGAAGTATATTTTCGACGCAGTCGCCCCCCACAATCGTGTGGGTTCGCCCTCGAGAATTGTAACAACGGTGCTAGGGTGTATGAGATTTGTGTCGAGGAGAGACCAGGAATCTCCAGCATCGGTTGAGCGATATATGCGTCTTGCGTTGTACCCACCTTCCGGGCGTGGGATTGAAACAGAGGTAAAGATCAGATCGCCCAAGATGGACATATGAGTAACGCTATGTTCCTCCGGTCCGATATACCGCCAACCGCTTTGCGCAGTTACGAGGGTGGAATAAAGAACGAGAGCGAATGCGAAAATAATCACTTTCATGATGGAAGTCCTTTTCGAAGAGTGCAGTGTATGTCGCGGATTGCTGATGTAGTTGAGCATACGTAATCATGTGTTCAGAATCAAGTCATATAATGCCGCATCTCCCGAATTGCCCGCAGGGATTTTATCCGTCGCCCGCACAGACTCCCGATCCTCCGTCGGCCAGGCGCTGTGACAGAGCCGCCAGTCAAAAGCCGTGTCAGCGGAGAAAACCGAAAGAGCGCTCAGTTTGTCGCTGTCATACATCTGTCGCTTCACGATGTTGCTGTTGAGGACATCGGCGGTATCGATATCGACAATGAACAGCCCGCCGCGCGTGTACGCCACGTAGGCGCGATGGCCGTTCGGTCCGTCGGGATCGACGTACATTTCATGCACTGTCGCTCCCGGCATGTTTGTCCCCGGCACTGGATTCGGCAGAGCGTAAGCGCCTTTGTGTATGGGCGAGTACATCGAAAAAAAAGGAGCAGAGAAATTCTTCTCTGCTCCAATATCCTCGTCGAAGTGATGTAGTATCGAATCAGCGCTCGTGTTGCACGCGCTACTCGCGATGATATAGTCTATTTACTCGGCAACAACCAGCGTCCGAGCGCTTGTGGCGTTCCCACTCCGCAGCACCAACGTATACACACCGGCGGGGAGGCCGTGTAATTCCACCTTTATACTGTACTCGCCCTGCGACAGCGTGCCGTTATATACTTCCCGAACCATGCGTCCGAGCACGTCGTGCACACGCAGGGTGATGTCGGACGTCCCGCGAACGGACAGTGGTGCAGTGCGCAGGACGGCGGCGGATGCCGGATTCGGATACACGGCGTGTAACTCCATCGCGGCGGGTGATGCGGGTTCGCGCGTGCTCAGCACCGGTTCGCAGGGCATCTCGTCAAGCATCGCCGCGATATTCGTTTTCAGTTGTGCGGGCTCGATGCGATACGGCCGCAGGGACAGGAACATCATGTGTCCGGTTTCCATCTCGCCCGTTTTGACGGGCTTGCCCCACACGCCGATGCCGGAGGTGGTGTTGTTCCTTGTTTCGGTAAAGAGGATAAGATTCTCCGGACGAGCGAGCGTGAGACTGAACGGATTCACCAGATTCTGGTCGCCGGTGAATTCCATGTCCGTCAGCGAGGGCAGCGTCGCTTTGCACTCGCGTACCGTCGCCAACTGACCGGTCCAGGTGATGCCGAGGAACTGGCGCATCTCCGCGGAGAGGAATTGCTGGCCATAGCGCGTCATCAACAGGAGATTGCCCCCGACGCGCACGTACTCCATGGCCGAAGTGTTGAACCAATGCGCTTCATCGCCGTTGTAGGCGTTGCCCAGCCAGATCACGGTGCAGTATTGACCCAGCACGTTCGCAGGAATCGCCCCGCTGCCGATGGGTGCGGGTACGCCTTCGGGATAGCCGCCCGAGGGGTTCGGGAAGAGATCCCACAAGGTATAGGGCTGGCCGCCGGTGAAGGTCGAATCCGCGAAGGCGGCGTCCATGGCGCTCCGGTACGCGCTTTCATTCCAGTCCACGCCGTTGACCAGCAGTATGCCCTTGTCGAAGGTGGGATTGACGATTTTTTCGATCACCCGCTTGAGAATCCAGTTGTCGCGGTCGAGTTGCACCAGCTCCGGCTTTTTCGGAAGCATGAAGCTCCATTCCTGCGCCGCCTGATCATTGAACACCACAAGCGTCGTATCACTGCCGTCGTCGTAACGCACGTACAGATCGATGGGCATGGTGAAGAGCTGCCGCGTCGAAAGATAGAGCTGCTCGATGCTCACATCCAGCTGGTGCTCGCCGCCGACATTCGTGACGCCCCATTCGTACTGATAGGTGGGATAATACTCTCCGTAAATCCATTGCTGGAAGAACCAGTCGAGATCCATGCCGCTTTCGTCTTCCATGACCTGCTGGAATTCGCTCGTGACGGCGGTCCGGTAATACTGCATCATCTCATCACCCAGATATTTGCGCGTGGCGGCGAAAAACGCTTCATCACCCATGACATGCCGCAGCATGTGTACCACCCAGGAGGCCTTGTTGTAGCTCAGGTTGCCGCTGAAGATGCGGGAGAAATCCGTCGGATCACTGACGTATATCGTACCCGGACCATAGTAGGCCTTGCCCGCCATATCGGCCTTGAGCGCGTCCAGACCCCAGCGCGCCTCGTAAAACAGCGCTTCGCCGTAGGTCGCCCAGCCCTCGTTGAGCCAGATGTGATGGAAGGAATTGCAGGTCACCTTGTCGCCGAACCACTGATGCATCAGTTCGTGTACCACTACACCGGTACTGTAAAAGCCCATGGAGGATACCGTCTGATGCTCCATTGCGCCTCCCCATTCATACTCGGCCATGCCGTACTTCTCGTTGATGAACGGGTAGGTGATGAAGAGATCCGAATACACCTGCAAGCCTTCGAGCATGTCCTGCTCGAATGCGGCCATGTCCTGCGCGGACATGCCGTACCACCAGCTTCCCACGGGCATGGTCCTGCCGCCGTGCGTGAATTGAAACTCGCGGTAATTGTACTTCGCCGCCGCGACGCTGACAAGGTAGGTGACGATGGGATATTTGCTTTTCCAGTGCACTGTCCGCGTGCCATCTCCGCCTACGACATCAGAAACGACGAGCCCGTTGGATACCGGATACAGGTCATCGGGAACAGTGACGATGATGTCAATCGAGTCCGCTTTATCCGACGGATCATCCTTGCAGGGCCACCACGTGCGCGCGTCATACGGTTCTGACTGCGTGGCGATAGATGTCACCTGCTCGTTGAGTTCCACGTTGTTGACGCTGCGGATGCTGATGCCGCTCTGCGCGTACGATGCAGTGTAATACATGCGTACGTCATCGCTCCTCTGCGTACGCAGAGTGTATGGCAGGGGAATGGTCACCACATCGCCATTGATCGTGAGCTGGCTTTTCGGAATGCGCTGGCCACGAGTCACAACACTATCTATGGACGCATTCGGCGCCATGTGGACGTCAAGAGTGTTCATGTCACCGTTGATCGCTCTGAAGTGCATGAGCACGTTGCCGCTGAACGGGAGTGTCGCGTCTTTTCCCAGGGAAATGGTGAGGCGATAATACGTCACGTCGTAGGAGGCCATGGAAGCCGGAACAAAAGCGCTGCGCTTTGCGAGCAGTTCGTACCGCCGCATTTCTTTCTCGCGGTGGACGCACATATCGCTCTGTTGTGCGAAAGCGGTACCGCCGACAAGAAGCAGCAGCAAGAGGTGGTAAAGCAATTTCATAGGTTCTCCAGGTGGAAGGGATGTACTGCACCCTGATGCAATCTTCAATAATAGTACGTACGCTCATGTCGAACAATGCACAAATCCGTGGTCTGTATGTGAGGGGGCCGCGGAATACCCGTGCGTGCGGATGGATGCGGATCGGCGGGTATATGTGTAGAGGAATCTTTCGGGGGAATGTCGCAAGCGGCTTGCGGGAAGGGAGTGGGTAACAGGATTTACGTGCATTCATGTTCCTCTGGCGCCTCGGTGTACGTATCGCGTATGCGCGATGAGGGACATTGCTCCGGTGCAGCCGAAGTGGTATCATTGAAAGAACAAGATCACGCAGGAAATCTCGAAATGATACGACAGACATGGCTGTTTGCCGCCTCGGAAAGCGATGGCCCCCCGGTTTCAAAAAGCATCCACCAGCTCTTCGAAGCACTGCCCGGAGTGCTGCGCCTCGAGTATGGAGCGATATCCTCGCGCTCGACAGGCCAGATCCGGGCTGCGGCGATTCTGGACGTTTATTTCTCCGACGAGGATGCGATGAATGCTGCCTATGCCTGCGCGGAAGGCAGGCGCATCTCGCGCGAAGTCATGAACAACGCCGCCGCCGTGCTGGACGTCCTCATCATCGACAATCCCGACTCCATGTCCGATGGGAGCCACTGAGAGCTCGGGACCGGACACGGATTCTCTGCATGGCGGCACTGGCATTCCAGAGTCGGATTCTGTATTGTTACATACGGAACAGTAGCTGAAACAGAACATTCTCAGATACGCACACTGCGCATGAAACCCGACACCATCGTCCTTGCCACACGCAACCCGCATAAAGCCGCGGAAATGAAGGCCCTCCTCGCCGGCCTGCCCGTCACCGTTCGTGATCTGTCGGAATTTCCCGGCTGTCCCGACGTGGAGGAAGACGGCGACACGCTCGAGGATAACGCATATAAGAAAGCCGAGGCGGCGTACCGCTGCACGGGTCTCCCCGCCGTGGCGGACGACACCGGCCTTGAGGTGTACTATCTTCTCGGTCAACCCGGCGTGTACTCCGCCCGCTATGCCGGCGAGAATGCGACATACGAGGAGAACTGCAAGAAGCTGTTGCAGGAGTTGACGCAGGTGCCCGCACGCAAGCGCGATGCGCGCTTCCGCTGTGTGATCGCGCTGGTCGGTCCCGGCACGGAAGAGTACTTCGAGGGCCGGGTGGAGGGACGCATTTTACTCACGCCGCGCGGAAGCGGTGGTTTCGGGTATGACCCGGTATTCCAGGCGGAGGGTTTCACCCGCAGCTTCGCGGAACTGACGGCGGAGGAGAAAAACGCCGTCAGCCACCGAGGCAACGCGCTGCGGGCATTGAAGGAATTTCTGGCGAAATAACGGAGGTTTGTATGCGATATTTCATGTTCCTGTTGACTCTCGTGCTCGTCCTGCCCGCATGTACCGATGATCCGGCTCCCGTCACAACGTCCGGGACGGAGTTGTTTGCCGATCAGCAGTATTATCCCGACCGGGAGGGGTTCTGGTGGGAGTACCAGCTGGATTCGGCAAGCGTCAAGGATGTTGCCCGGGTGCGTTCCCGCATCATCGGCAGCCGCGTGGTGGATTCCCTGACCTATTCGGTGCAGGTGAACGAGGACAGGCGCGGGGGTCAGGTCACGACGGACACGCAATACATTCGAAAAACGGGTGTCGGCATCATGATGAGCAGTCCGGGTTTGAGGGATCTGGGTGCTTTCCCTGTGATTCCCGGTGGACCGGGTGTGGAAATCCCCAAAGAGTTTCTCATCATTCCCTTCAATCCGGGCTTTCAAGCCACCTGGGATATTGTGACCATCGAGTTCAATCAAATTCCGATTTTTCCCATATACTTCCGGGTAAAGGGGCGCTACATCGGAACCGGAGACGTCGCAACGCAGCGTGGCACGCTGAAAAATGTCGCGCGCATCACGGTCAGCATTGAAGCGCGCCTGCCCAATCTCCAAAATCCGACAGATTTTCTCAATCCGCTCATCCTCAACGAGAAGGCGGATTTTTACTTCACACGGCCTTACGGATTGGCATTGATCGACGGCTCGGAGGCGGTGTTCACGTTGCTGCGCGGCGGTCTCCCTCTGGCATCCAGCTTCCCGAAGCTGCGCCAGGAACTCGTGGACATGAATATCGTCCAGCCGCAGCCTGTCTGCTCCTGGTGAGCAGGGCGCAAGGCGCAGAACGCGCCTGCCCCCCGAAGCCATTGCACAGCGCTGCTGGATTCCGATAATTTGAGTTTGCGCAGGCGGGGAGAGCGAAGAGCAGAGAGCACGGGCGTGCAAGATTGCTCGCATCGTACAAGCGCCCCACGTCGGGAGGAGGCAGAGAGCAAAGGGCAGAGAGCATGGCCGTGCAAGATTGCTTGCACCGTACAAGTGCCTCAGTTCGGGAGGAGGCAGAGAGCAAAGGGCAGAGAGCACGGCCGGGCAAGATTGCTTGCACCGTACAAGCACATTAGTTTCGCAAGTGGGAGGCGGCGGATACACTCAGGAGCATTGTAACGGATATAGATCGCTTTTCGGACATCCGTAACGCACGACCGTGCTCTCTGCTATCGGCTCTCTGCTCCGGCCGCACCACCGCCCGTACAGACGCCCGCCGGGCGTCTCTACCGCACCACCACCGCCCGCACCGCCTGCCCTCCCGCGCCGATCATGCGAATGAAATACATCCCGGGCTGCAAACGCAATGCCGACGGCACGATGAGCAATACACCATCCGCTTCCTGCATCATACCATCCCGCAGCAGCACCACCTCGCGGCCGAGGGCATCGTACAGCACGATGCGCACATACTCGCCCACCGGGACATTCACCGAGATGCGCGCTTCGCCGTTGAGCGGCACGGGTTGCGGCCAGACGGGGCCGAGGCCGTAGGTGGTAGGGGACGTGCCCGTTTCCACTCCCACGAGTCCCTTGATGCGATACGTCACCGCCACATCCCTCGGGAGATTCGGGGCTTGCCCTCCAATTGTGAGAGCGGTGGCGTGCAGGCCGAAGGGCAGCGCGGTGCTGTTGGGCTGCACGGCGATGCGGGCGGCGTGATCGCCCGAGACGGGATCTGCGTTGAGCCACCACTGGCCGCCTTGCGCCGTCCACGGCATGGAGAGGCCGCCGCCGGTCCAGAGTTGTATGTATTGCGCGGCGGGGAGGGGATCGTTTTGTTCGGCTTCGAAATGCAAATGCAGCGGAGTAAAGACAATTCCCGTCGGCGCATCCGGCAGAACGTGCACGGTGTGGTCGCAGTCGGTGATGCTGCCCTGCTCGTCGCTGCGCCAGGTGAAGTTGACCTGAAACGCGCCGTAACCCGCGAGGGCGCTGGTGGTTTTGAGCGTCCACCAGCGCGTGTTGCCGTCGCCGGGACGCAACTCGCCGAAGCTGAGCGTGGCGCTGTCGCTCACGAGTTCGAATTCCGGCGGCAGCATGATGGTAGCGGAGCAATTGTGCAGCGCCACGGTGCCTGTGTTGGTGGCGGTGTAGGAGATTTCGAAGGGTTCGGGGATGAGGATTTCGTAGGCTGCGTCGGCGTGGAGCGAGTCATGCCCCGAGACAACGCAGTGTGTTGTCTGTACTTGGGGCCATGATTCGATAATGATCTCGGCGCTGCAATCCTTCCAGTCGCCCTGTTCGGTGGAGCGGTAGCGGACGGTGATATGCTGCGCTTCGGTGAGTGTGTCGGCGAGGGGATGCAGGAGCCATCGCAGTTGCGCGGCGCTGTTGCTGTCGATGGAGGCGAGAGTTTTCATTGCTGTCTCGCCGTTCGCGGGTTCGAAGCGCGGGGCGTTAGTGAGATCGATCTCTGCCTCGAGGCTCGTCTCCGGTGTGTCGAGTATGTTGCGCAGGTCCAACGTT
Proteins encoded in this region:
- a CDS encoding T9SS type A sorting domain-containing protein produces the protein MKLLLASLVFILFPTLASAQSGWRYIGPEEKEIVSMSLLGDLIFASVRVPGSGRLYRSLDAGENWERVDTTTLPVGAATWIFPGDSIKVLAAYYTFDPSRTRHFFISADSGRTWENHEMGQLTTDISRFYFKEGNHTGVLFGITSYGPLDRLYRSSDYGRTWSWPYPFPASSDGSRIGIGMSPTTPDVYVNVDTDIGGAYFFHSSDDGVTWEIVGWGQGLLSMMIIDPDDPLLIYAPFQSDFVRSTDGGLSWSPIFQGWRGIGVVHGVMSANNPDHLFFLALGDSPGVYHSTDRGATWVYDTLSALLPYKPTFGGPYEWLSYDAGRDRLYLQTAKGIYVRENALTDVKTTPQLSDFSMQTWPQPASESLTVKTELPTDASVMFGVYDTLGKLLREWQMLGPGSLHWDLRDRYNQNVPNGIYILTAFAGKEVVTQRIVIQR
- a CDS encoding T9SS type A sorting domain-containing protein, encoding MKVIIFAFALVLYSTLVTAQSGWRYIGPEEHSVTHMSILGDLIFTSVSIPRPEGGYNARRIYRSTDAGDSWSLLDTNLIHPSTVVTILEGEPTRLWGATASKIYFSNDLGVSWDSTDQQDPSIGGLIQKKNVPGLVFGFRSINHRFERLYRSTDFGRTWQWPYPFPYSSDGSIIALAVSETSRDVYVNVDTDIGGAYFFHSADDGETWQFVAESPLNIGSLSVDPDLTNQILATQGNQLLLSEDRGSSWTIIYTDNDNRGFRSLTRNLKNANELFRFNSNTGAISHSQSRGFTWTVDSSSLDLPYKSYWNSRDANRWLQHDASRNRLYFETRKGIYIRDNLSTNLTATEIPPAPLIQVYPQPARESMTVNIEMPAASSTTLRLYNTLGTMVREQRVSAPGSFQWDLRDSNNRELPSGIYLLTMFAGQERLTRLILIQR
- a CDS encoding M1 family aminopeptidase, translated to MKLLYHLLLLLLVGGTAFAQQSDMCVHREKEMRRYELLAKRSAFVPASMASYDVTYYRLTISLGKDATLPFSGNVLMHFRAINGDMNTLDVHMAPNASIDSVVTRGQRIPKSQLTINGDVVTIPLPYTLRTQRSDDVRMYYTASYAQSGISIRSVNNVELNEQVTSIATQSEPYDARTWWPCKDDPSDKADSIDIIVTVPDDLYPVSNGLVVSDVVGGDGTRTVHWKSKYPIVTYLVSVAAAKYNYREFQFTHGGRTMPVGSWWYGMSAQDMAAFEQDMLEGLQVYSDLFITYPFINEKYGMAEYEWGGAMEHQTVSSMGFYSTGVVVHELMHQWFGDKVTCNSFHHIWLNEGWATYGEALFYEARWGLDALKADMAGKAYYGPGTIYVSDPTDFSRIFSGNLSYNKASWVVHMLRHVMGDEAFFAATRKYLGDEMMQYYRTAVTSEFQQVMEDESGMDLDWFFQQWIYGEYYPTYQYEWGVTNVGGEHQLDVSIEQLYLSTRQLFTMPIDLYVRYDDGSDTTLVVFNDQAAQEWSFMLPKKPELVQLDRDNWILKRVIEKIVNPTFDKGILLVNGVDWNESAYRSAMDAAFADSTFTGGQPYTLWDLFPNPSGGYPEGVPAPIGSGAIPANVLGQYCTVIWLGNAYNGDEAHWFNTSAMEYVRVGGNLLLMTRYGQQFLSAEMRQFLGITWTGQLATVRECKATLPSLTDMEFTGDQNLVNPFSLTLARPENLILFTETRNNTTSGIGVWGKPVKTGEMETGHMMFLSLRPYRIEPAQLKTNIAAMLDEMPCEPVLSTREPASPAAMELHAVYPNPASAAVLRTAPLSVRGTSDITLRVHDVLGRMVREVYNGTLSQGEYSIKVELHGLPAGVYTLVLRSGNATSARTLVVAE
- a CDS encoding XTP/dITP diphosphatase encodes the protein MKPDTIVLATRNPHKAAEMKALLAGLPVTVRDLSEFPGCPDVEEDGDTLEDNAYKKAEAAYRCTGLPAVADDTGLEVYYLLGQPGVYSARYAGENATYEENCKKLLQELTQVPARKRDARFRCVIALVGPGTEEYFEGRVEGRILLTPRGSGGFGYDPVFQAEGFTRSFAELTAEEKNAVSHRGNALRALKEFLAK